In the genome of Prunus dulcis unplaced genomic scaffold, ALMONDv2, whole genome shotgun sequence, the window TAGTAGATTTGCAAGCAGAATAAGAATATTTgcttataaaatttgaaaaactcaGGTTagtatattttattgtttctGTTCCTCAAATAAAAACCTGGTACAAGTTTTCAATTACCAAATTCATGACAAACATAAACAACTTCGTCAAACTACCCAGAAACAACTTCCTCATAATACCCACACATAACACCAAGACAAGAGACTAACTATAAAGAGCCTATCCGAATTAGACAGTAAATCATTCAAATACAACAATTGATTCAAACATTGTCTTCCTGGAAGTACGCAGACATAACTTCCTAAGCAAGCGTAAGCTAACATGAGTGAAATCAACGGTAGCGACGAAGGGAGAGGGTGGTGTTTCTCTTCCAAGTTGCCCTGCGAGATGGTCGTGCCTTGTGGTATAGGTGTCCCTTTCCACTCAATCCCCTGTACTTCTTCCCAGCCGAAGTCAGCCCACGAAGCTCCCTGTGCTTGTGAACAGGATTGCAGAGCCAGTTGATTCTTGGATCATTTCGGATAGCATTATGAGCAACATCGACCAGGATTATCTCAAAGTACTTGTAAGTCGAATCCTGCACCCATAGAATAGATAGATTAGCAAAGAAGAATAAGCAGGTGCATCgccacaaaataaaactactGCCAAGCCGcccccaaaaagaaacaaacagcAAAAAAAGTACTGCAACCCAAGTAGTACAAGAATAGAGAAGTTACAACTGAGTCACCTCATTGATCCAGTATGAATTCAGAACCCTAAGCCCAGCCAATTTCCGGCCAGCGCGCTCCTCGGCAACAGATCTCAAGCTGCGTTGAAACTTTAGTTGTGTCACACCTTGGTTTGTGGGCTTCCCATATACGATACCCTTTGGAACAGGCTTCTTGCGACCACCACGCCTTACACGGACACGATAAACAACATAACCCTGGAACGCATTTTAGTAGAACAATCAGCTGGAAGATCATAAACTACTTAACTTGAGCACGgctggggaaaaaaaacaaaatataagatGCAGACGGAAATAGTGCACTTTATCGAGTcagggaaaaagaaagagccGTCAAGAGTTCTCCCTAGGTAGATGATCGATTGCAAAGCATGAAACTTATAAACCTCTAGATATGCATAAGATAGATAGTACAGGACTGTATTCCAGTGCAACACACAAGTACAATAATCGTTCCATAGAGTTGAAAGATCAACATAGTCATGTACAAGTCAAAAGGCTGGACACCTTTTAACCTTAGTGACGAAGTTTAGATAAACATAATTTCAACAATGAGTTTGCGTATAGGATGGATCCATGAAATTATCATTACCTGCTTGGCCTTGTAACCCAAAAGACGAGCCTTGTCAGGGCGTGTGGGTCTTGTGAGTCGGACAATAGAAGGATGCTGGCGATACTCAAAACAGCGCAACCTCTGCAGGAACCTCATCACATCGGATTGCTTCTTCCTCCACAACTCCGATGGATACTTGTAAGCTCCTAGTATCAgcaaaacacaacaaaaccaAATGTTCAAGAAAATATCTGTGACATCTAAAACTAACTACATCTCGTCACAATCTCAAACAGTACCCCAAGTGCATCAGTTTCTACAGTAAATTTTCCAATGTTATAATTGCAAATTTGATGCTTTTCAAGGAAATGAAATACCCCATTACccaaagaaaataagagtTTCCAATTAAAGACATTTTAAGCAACTAAAAATCCTTGGTGATGCGTAAAAAAACATCATCTATGAAAAATTTCGTGGAAATCAAACAGATGTAGCTTCAGTGATATTCTACATCAAACCAAAAACACTAAcaggaaacaaaaaataaggtGCTAAAACCTTGAAATGCGGTGTGTTGCCTAAAAATGTAGGacacaagaaaaatgaagaaaatatttttagttCCCAGGTTTGATCTTTCACAAGCTTGGAAAACAAACAGCTTCAGTCAGGTAAGCATCAGACAAATACCAACCCAGTTACAATAAATTGTCCATTTTTCGAAATTCAGCTTCTAACTTTCTGCTACCATCTTAATTTTACATGCATAAGTAACGTACACAAGCTCATTAAGGAATTGTGATATGGACAAGAAGGAAAGACTAGGAAGAAACAATGAAATTATGGGATTCAAGTTATTTTGCTAAAGAATTCTGATTATCTTTATTCTTCAAGTCTACATGGCCTTAAACAGGTTTACATTTACAACTAATAATCTGAAAAATAGGACTGCAACAGGACTCCACTAACTCAGCTTCGTAACAAGCTATTATTCCAACAACTAACTCCACTTCCTACCTTTTAGCAATTATcctattaaataaatactaaagaattattcaaaatttagaaaactaaagcaaaacaaataataagcCCATTGTAACCAAAGTGTCAGTGTCTCAGGTGAGAGACACGGagaacaagagagagagatataccCATTGTATGAGCAATGAGCTACAAGGCGCAGGCTTCGGCAGTTGTGTTAGGGATTTCGCCACACAGAGCTACGAGTTGTGAAGAAACCGACCTCAGCTTTTATAGTGGTTGGTCGGGGACTTCGAATCTGGGCCGTCCATTTCCTTCGAAACCCTAATATTAAATTGTCCCGAGACCGAGACGACGGCGTGTCGCGTCCCAAAGAAACGACAGCATCTTTTTCGGCTTTTTTAAACAGGCTTGGGGCAGGCTCTCACAATTTACTCTTGGGGCCCAAATGACAAAGGGAAACATGTTTCTAAAGGGCCAGGGTCCCACATTTATGCTGATTTGGACTCTACTTCTGCGCCCTGCTCAGatcaaaaaaataatcttccttttcttctttttctgtgttttttttaataccaaAAAACTATTGTTGGATGCGGTTCGATGATCGCAATTTTTGAGTAAAAGTTCaacataatttatttatttttaatttttttgagatGTATCTTAGGAATTTTCAGCAAAGTGAAGAGGCAATTTAGGCATAGAATTGTAGTTAGGACAGAATGGTTGCTGCACCAAGACCAATTATCATTCCTCCAAACCTTGTTACGTCGACTCCCGCATCTATCTCAACCATGGCCTAGATCTCCGTCAAAATCTTTGATGAAACTACAATAGCAGCATGGCATTTCATCTCATTAGATATCCAAGAGTTGGTTAAGAGTATTAGAGATGATGATTCGTGTTGATTCAACAATGAATTAgaagattttttgtttttggataaTTCCGTTGAATATCTTTTGTATTCATCCAAAAATTACTAAATTTTACTATTTCAGTTATGTTTATATCATACATACAATTTGAATGAAAAGGAGTCGTGGTGGTTGGGGAGCGAcaatggggagagagagagagagagagcgcgctctgagagaggaagagagaactGCGAGAGAGCTctaagagaaaaaagaaaaagagtttAGTGGACAATAAGTTTGTATTTATAGATAGTATTTGCGAAATGT includes:
- the LOC117613045 gene encoding 60S ribosomal protein L15-2-like: MGAYKYPSELWRKKQSDVMRFLQRLRCFEYRQHPSIVRLTRPTRPDKARLLGYKAKQGYVVYRVRVRRGGRKKPVPKGIVYGKPTNQGVTQLKFQRSLRSVAEERAGRKLAGLRVLNSYWINEDSTYKYFEIILVDVAHNAIRNDPRINWLCNPVHKHRELRGLTSAGKKYRGLSGKGHLYHKARPSRRATWKRNTTLSLRRYR